ttctaaagaTGAATTCATTGAGTAGAAAAAATTATTTAGTATGGGTTGTACACGatcaagggggcacaggtggaaacttaatacccaaatgagccacagacacattagaaataattttttcagcttaagagtaattaataaatgggatgtattagacagtgatgtggtgtgacggtttcaaatgtagatatgatgaaaCCCAATTGGCTAAAGAACCTGAACATCAGttaattgacatttgagaggcggaacaaaagaaccgaagctcaagcccctgcaagtacaactaggtgagaatgaGAGTCATCCATGAAGAATAACGTGTGACTGACATAAACAACAGCGGGAGTCATGCAACACGTTCCCCACAAGTACTCCAGGGTGTGGCCAGCCCTTGACCAGCCACTGAGGGTTTGGCCAGCCCTTGACCAGCAACTGAGGGTGTGGCCAGCCCTTGACCAGCCACTGAGGGTGTGGGCAGCATTTGACCAGCCACGGAGGGTGAGGGCATCCCTTGACCAGCCACTGAGGGTGTGGGCAGCCCTTGACCAGCTACTGAGGGTGTGGCCAGCCCTTGACCAGCAACTGAGGGTGTGGCCAGCCCTTGACCAGCAACTGAGGGTGTGGCCAGCCCTTGACCAGCAACTGAGGGTGTGGCCAGCCCTTGACCAGCCACTGAGGGTGTGGGCAGCTCTTGACCAGCCACTGAGGGTGTGGGCAGCCCTTGACCAGCCACTGAGGGTGTGGGCAGCCCTTGACCAGCTACTGAGGGTGTGGCCAGCCCTTGACCAGCAACTGAGGGTGTGGCCAGCCCTTGACCAGCAACTGAGGGTGTGGCCAGCCCTTGACCAGCAACTGAGGGTGTGGCCAGCCCTTGACCAGCCACTGAGGGTGTGGGCAGCTCTTGACCAGCCACTGAGGGTGTGGGCAGCCCTTGACCAGCCACTGAGGGTGTGGGCAGCCCTTGACCAGCCACTGAGGGTGTGGCCAGCCCTTGACCAGCCACTGAGGGTGTGGGCAGCCCTTGACCAGCCACTGAGGGTGTGGCCAGCCCTTGACCAGCCACTGAGGGTGTGGGCAGCCCTTGACCAGCAACTGAGGGTATGGCCAGCCCTTGACCAGTGACTGAGGGTGTGGCCAGCCCTTGACCAGCCACTGAGGGTGTGGCCAGCCCTCGACCAGTGACTGAGGGTGTGGCCAGCCCTCGACCATTGACTGAGGGCCAGCCCTCGACCAGTGACTGAGGGTGTGGGCAGCCCTCGACCAGTGACTGAGGGTGTGGGCAGCCTTCGACCAGTGACTGAGGGTGTGGCCAGCCCTCGACCATTGACTGAGGGCCAGCCCTCGACCAGCGACTGAGGGTGTGGGCAGCCCTCGACCAGTGACTGAGGGTGTGGCCAGCCCTCGACCAGTGACTGAGAGTGTGGCCAGCCCTCGACCAGTGACTGAGGGTGTGGCCAGCCCTCGACCAGTGACTGAGGGTGTGGGCAGCCCTCGACCAGTGACTGAGGGTGTGGGCAGCCCTCGACCAGTGACTGAGGGTGTGGCCAGCCCTCGACCAGTGACTGAGGGTGTGGCCAGCCCTCGACCAGTGACTGAGGGTGTGGGCAGCCCTCGACCAGTGACTGAGGGTGTGGCCAGCCCTCGACCAGTGACTGAGGGTGTGGCCAGCCCTCGACCAGTGACTGAGGGTGTGGCCAGCCCTCGACCAGTGACTGAGGGTGCGGCAAATTCAACCTGGCATCCGGATATGAGAGTGCCTGTATCAAATGCTGTACAGTTGCACACACTGTCATGGACAGAAAATGGACAGTTGCACACACACAAAAAGTTGACATTctcttttatttattttatagtgAACATGAAAATGAAAGGAAAAACCAAGCTAAAACTTTTCAATGACTAGTATAGTgaataaatttaaaaaatttgGCCTAAAATGGCTCACTTTAGGACTAAGATTCTTCATTTAAGCCTTGGAGATCTTAAGTTGTATAGTTAGTGTTCGCGTTTATTCAGTTGAACTATTCCAGTGGAACAGAATATGTTTTTTGAGGATGAACGACAATCCACTTTTGTACATTTGACCAGTCGTGTTATAAGGGCGATCATTTTACCGAGGCAGAGGTGGCCAAATTGATCCACTTTACAACACAGATTTCCTCAGCAGCTGTCATAACATTTTCTTCTCTATTACATTTGAAAAATTCAGTCAGTTGAATGTTAGATATAATAGTCGCCTACTGACTTAATAACGCTAAGGACAGTCAGTTTGTACTACTGGTGGAGGACGGCagctgaggggggaggggggtattttACTGAAGGTCACTGAaagcccaacccgtcctcctaatagagcgtcgcattttgacgtatactctacataaggccaaaaatcgtcgttttagaaaatggtagcggctcgcgaaattgacaaaaagtcccgttttctgttttgggtcttctTTTAGCTTAGGATGAagacactttagtacgacagtcttTTGACGTTGTGAAACCTTAGGAGGCCGGGCTTGGAAGCGAGAGCTGAGCGTCAGTATTGACGAGCAGTGACTTCAGTGTTCTCATTATGCTTATTACAGGGTTACAGTTCAGTGTATTGACCTCTGCCTACCCTATAACGTATTGTCAATTTTCTGAAATCTACCTTACAGGCAAACGGAAGCTTCATTGTTCTATTTTCTTCTTATTACAGAGATACAGTGACTTCAGTGTTGTCATCTCCATCTCTCACAGGCGTACAGTGACTCAAGGCCTCTAATTACTTGTCAAAGCAAACTAGAATTATTTCATAGTTATAATTAGAGCTATCAGTTGTACAGTTGAATGGTTAGGTTATGTCATTAACTGCATTTCATGTGTCTATTCACTATCATTAAATTTTATTGGtttaaacattaatttgattgaaACTGATATATTATTGAGTTTTGATGGATGGCAATTTAGCTCATTTGCTGAATAATCATTAAAATTTAACGTACCAATGGCAACAAATCGGAATGAGTGTATTTGTATATATTAGGTGGGATGGTTGCTTGAGCTCAGGGTGAGCTGGCGACCCTGATCTGTGAATTTTTATGTCGGTCttcctctcacactctctctctctctctctctctctctctctctctctctctctctctctctctctctctctctctctctctctctctctctctctctctctctctctctctctctctctctctctctctctctctctctctctctctctctctctctctctctctctctctctctctctctctctctctctctctctctctctctctctctctctctctctctctctctctgtctgtctctgtctttctgtctctgtctttctgtctctgtctttctgtctctgtctttctgtcgctctgtctctgtctttctctctgtctctgtctctctgcctctgtctgtctgtctatctgtctgtctctctctctctgtctctctgcccctgtctgtctgtctgtctctctctctctgtctctctctctctctctctctctctctctctctctctctctctctctctctctctctctctctctctctctctctctctctctctctctctctctctctctctctctctctctctctctctatctctctctctctctctctcttattgttCATAGAATCTCTTATTGTTCATAGAATATCATATTTTTTCCTTTGCTTGCAGTATTTCATCTTTAACACAGTTAAACCTTAAAAGTCTTAACATTAACAAAAGAGTgttgaaatgttgaataaaataaaaattcaacTTCTTTTCAACAAAACAATATTTTGTGGGAGCAGAAGAAAGACACGTTTTGAAATGAAAAGAGAAATGGGAATGTTTTTTACACTGAAAATGTTTTTCTGTTATGTATTTTGAAGACGGTATGCCGAGTAACCTTTGACAACCTCAGTttgacttcacacacacacacacacacacacacacacacacacacacacacacacacacacacacacacacacacacacacacacacacacacacacacacacacgaatatatatatatatatatatatatatatatatatatatatatatatatatatatatatatatatatatatatacatatatatatatatatatatatatgcaaacaagcctgaatggtccccaggactatatacaaattTGGtgatttaccaaatcacctcattctttggggcacacgtcacgtgtgccccaaagaatgaggtgatttggtaaaatgctatgcccaagattactatccgagtgccggcggggaagtggttcaaatagcttagtctatcacttccttatgtccggtcgtgatggtcaagcggattaaggcgtccctgtacataccagttgcgttgctcctggcggttttaagcctagttttcatgaattaattgtttttcgactacctaacctacctaacctaacctaacctaactttttcggctacctaacctaacctaacctatagagataggttaggttaggttaggtagggttggttaggttcggtcatatatctacgttaattttaactccaataaaaaaaattgacctcatacataatgaaatgggtagctttatcatttcataagaaaaaaattagagaaaatataattattcaggaaaacttggcttattaggcaaatcgggccttgcatagtaggccgagaagtgcgttctggctactaggtacgacatatatatatatatatatatatatatatatatatatatatatatatatatatatatatatatatatatatatatgtatatatattgtgacgataatctctttcaagagagattgagcctgctcttccctacataattacgtcagaatacaagatactatatagaagatacgttcaccaagtatcgccaaacgttttgcccagagagcaaatcgtaccctgcacacacctggccaccgccgtaaccagcaaactacttatcctctgcctgcctgttgctgattggctggtgtctcgtcgcacctgccctctgccaccaccacaagtcgacgtct
This genomic stretch from Procambarus clarkii isolate CNS0578487 chromosome 22, FALCON_Pclarkii_2.0, whole genome shotgun sequence harbors:
- the LOC138367482 gene encoding putative per-hexamer repeat protein 5; translated protein: MSPTRQTAPTLLPLQGATGSTPIPGNDFNGYDEGFQNRRICPKLVERLMVQEAAWGLGQQGLRLPFEADGSRSPVSFDTGTLISGCQVEFAAPSVTGRGLATPSVTGRGLATPSVTGRGLATPSVTGRGLPTPSVTGRGLATPSVTGRGLATPSVTGRGLPTPSVTGRGLPTPSVTGRGLATPSVTGRGLATLSVTGRGLATPSSLVEGCPHPQSLVEGCPHPQSLVEGWPSVNGRGLATPSVTGRGLATPSVAGQGLATPSVTGQGLAIPSVAGQGLPTPSVAGQGLATPSVAGQGLPTPSVAGQGLATPSVAGQGLPTPSVAGQGLPTPSVAGQELPTPSVAGQGLATPSVAGQGLATPSVAGQGLATPSVAGQGLATPSVAGQGLPTPSVAGQGLPTPSVAGQELPTPSVAGQGLATPSVAGQGLATPSVAGQGLATPSVAGQGLATPSVAGQGLPTPSVAGQGMPSPSVAGQMLPTPSVAGQGLATPSVAGQGLAKPSVAGQGLATPWSTCGERVA